From Bacteroides uniformis:
CTGGATACCTACATCCGGCAATATAAGGATGTGACGTCTTCCAAACAGCGGCTGCTCTGCGCCCTGGCACTCTACCGGGACAAGGACACAGCAAAAGCAAAGGAGATTTACGAAGCCACCTGCCAACGGAAAAACAAATACTTGATGCAGGGAGAAGTCAGTTCGGACATAGCCTTGATGAAATCAATCCTTACCGCCAAGAATGCCTTGTAAGATGGAACGATATTTCTTTTACTTGTTATATCTGCTGCTTGGCTGCTCACTATGCGGTTGTAGCAGAAAACAAGCGCCAAAGCAGGCACAAGACCCAGATACGGAGACCACCATCCCGTACGCCGACACCATAGCGGCACCCGTCCCTCCGGCTCCGGTTAAAAGCCGGACAGCCCGCTACCTGGACTCCCTCGGTTTCGTCAACATCGCCGAAGCGGACAGCAGCATCGCCATCGACTTGATGTACACCCGTGCCGACAACTTCACCGGAACCCTATTGTACGAAGACCTGAAAGAAGCCTACCTGCACCCCGATGCCATGAAAAGCCTGAAGCGGGCACAACGCCTACTGAAAGAACAGTACCCCGGCTACAGCCTCATCGTCTACGACGCAGCGCGCCCCTTGTCCGTACAGCAGAAGATGTGGAACGTAGTGAAAGGAACCTCCAAATACATCTATGTCTCCAACCCCTCACGCGGCGGCGGCCTGCACAACTACGGATTGGCGGTGGACATCAGCATACTCGACGATAAAGGAACTCCTCTGCCCATGGGCACCCCGGTAGACCATCTGGGCAGGGAAGCCCACATCACAGAAGAAGCCGTGCTCGTGGCACAAGGCAAGCTGACAGAACAAGAACGTGAAAACCGGCTGCTGCTCCGGCAGGTAATGAAAGAAGCCGGATTCCACCCGCTACCCAGCGAATGGTGGCACTTCAACCGCGTCAGCAGGCAGACGGCAAAGGAGCGATACCGGGTCATCCCTTAACTCTCACCCCCAGCTTGTCCGGAAACTTAAATTTGCTATCGCTTTGACGCGGATGACGCAGATGACGCGGATGACGCGGATGACGCGGATTTTTAATATTCTTAATCTGTATTATCAGCGTCATCTGTGTCTGAAAAATAATCAGACAGAAAGCTGCGAATTTATGCCCCACTTTGTCCTTTTTGAGATAACTTTGCATCAGAATAAATAAGCCAAGCCATGCCTTTATCCCAAGACACCCTCCGCTTCATCCGCGAGCATCGCCGCGACGACGTGCGCAGCCTTGCCTTGCAGGCACGCCGCTACCCTTCGGTAGACATGCCCGCCGCCATCACACAGATTTCCGGCTGGCAAATTGCCAAAGAGAAGATACCCGCATGGGCCGAGAACGAGCATATACTCTACCCCGCCCACCTTTCTCTGGAACAATGCTCCTCCCAAGCAACGGCACAGTATAAAGCGGAGATTATAACTAACCTGCTACATACAGAACAAGAACATCCCGCGCAGAACAGTACCCCCACATCAGCCGGCACCTTTACCGACCTCACCGGAGGTTTCGGCATCGACTGCGCCTATCTCTCCTCCCGCTTCGGGCATGCCACTTACGTCGAGCGCCAGGAAACCCTCTGCCAGATAGCCGCGCACAACTTCCCTGTCCTCGGCCTGAACCACATCTCCGTCTGCCACGCAGACAGCGTCCGCCATCTGCAAGAGATGGAACCCGTGGACTGTATATTTATAGACCCTGCCCGCCGCGACGGACACGGCGGAAAGACCGTAGCCATCGGCGACTGCGAACCCGATATAGCCGCCCTCGAAGAACTGCTGCTGCGCAAGGCAAGACACGTACTGGTAAAACTCTCCCCCATGCTCGACCTCACCCTTGCCCTGAACGATTTGAAGCATGTACGAGAGGCACACATCGTCTCCGTGGGCAACGAATGCAAGGAACTGCTGCTCTTGCTGGGACAAGGCGAAGGAGTGCCGGCAGACAACATCCCCATCCATTGCGTCAACTTCACCGGTGTACCGGCTCCCCAAGCCCTCGTCTTCACCCGCCGGCAGGAGAAGGAGCGTGCATGCCCCTACACCCCTCAACTGAAATCATACCTCTACGAACCGAATGCCTCCGTGCTGAAAGCCGGTGCATTCCGCAGCCTCTCCTCATTGTATAAGGTGGAAAAACTGCATCCCAACAGCCACCTCTACACCTCGGGCCACTTCCTGCCGGACTTCCCCGGCCGCAAGTTCCAGATTACCTCCTCCTGCGGCTTCGGCAAGAAAGAAGTGAAAGAGATGCTGGCTGCCGAGAAAAAGGCGAACCTCACCGTGCGCAACTTCCCCGCCACCGTGGCCGAACTGCGCAAACGACTGAAATTGGCCGAAGGGGGAGGCACTTATCTCTTTGCCACTACTCTGGCAGACGAGAAGAAGGTACTTATCCGCTGCCAGGCTACGGGATAAGACACCAACCCCTATACCTTCCCCTGCACGAGATGTACATCTCATGTTGCTCGAGATGTACATCTCATACAGTCCGAGATGCACATCTCGTGCATCTTTAGCGTCAATCTGCCAGATGACGGCAAAGGGAGATACCGCCGAAAGGGTACTACCTCCAAGAATTTATGTAACCTCATTGTAACTGAATCGTTATCTGTTCTTCAACGCTCCGCAATCTCCACGTAACGGCAACCCTCTACTTTTGCGGCAGATTATTAACAGATAATAACAAGTATGAAACAGATTTTGAGAGCATTCTTATTCTTACTCCTATTCACCGCCACCGTCAATACGGCCATTGCCGACGAAAAAGCAAATGTCACGAAACAAGGAACTGTACGTGGACGCATCATCGACGCCACTAAACAAACTCTCCCGGGCGCATCCATCTACATCGAGAAACTACACACTGGCGTGACGAGCGACGTCAACGGCTTCTACACTTTCTCTAACCTTGACCCGGGAACCTATACAGTAAAGGTGAGCTACGTGGGCTACTCTCCCGTAGAACTGAAAATCACCATCCCCGCAGGCCGTACACTGGAAAAAGACGTCGTACTGAACGAAGGCGTGGAGTTGCAGGAAGTGGTGGTAGGCGGCGCCTTCCAGGGACAGCGCCGTGCCATCAACTCACAGAAAAACAACATGGGGATTACGAATGTAGTCTCTGCCGACCAGGTAGGCAAGTTCCCCGACTCCAACATCGGTGACGCCCTTAAACGCATCTCCGGCATCAACGTGCAGTACGACCAAGGCGAGGCACGCTTCGGGCAAGTGCGGGGCACGAGTGCCGACCTCAGCTCCGTCACCATCAACGGCAACCGCGTTCCCTCTGCCGAAGGCGATACGCGCAACGTACAGCTCGACCTCATTCCGGCAGACATGATTCAGACCATCGAAGTGAACAAGGTAGTAACCGCCGATATGGACGGCGACGCCATCGGCGGCAGCATCAACCTCGTCACCAAGAACTCCCCCTACAAGCGTACCATTGCCGCCACCGCCGGAACCGGCTACAACTGGGTGAGCGAAAAGGCGCAACTGAACCTTGGCTTCACCTACGGCGACCGCTTCTTCAACGACAAACTCGGCTTGATTGTATCGGCCTCCTATCAGAACTCACCTTCTGGTTCCTACGACACCGAATTTGTATGGGAGCAGGATGACAACGGCAAGACGTACGTCAACGACTACCAAATCCGCCAATACTACGTCACCCGCGAACGCCAAAGCTACTCCGCCGCACTGGACTGGGACATCAATGCCAACCACAAACTGACCTTCAAAGGCATCTTCAACAACCGCAACGACTGGGAGAACCGCTACCGTACCACGCTGAAAGACCTTGACCCCGACGGCAACGCCACCGTACGCATACAGACCAAAGCCGGTACGCCGGACAACCGTAACGCCCGCCTGGAACGCCAGCGCACCATGGACTTTGCCCTCAGCGGCGAACACCTCTTCGGCGCCCTCTCCATGGACTGGCATGCCAGCTATGCCAAAGCCAGCGAAGAACGTCCCAACGAACGCTACATCGACTTCCAACTGAAGAAACAGAAGTTCGACATGGACCTGAGCGACGAACGCCAACCCTTTGCCAGCCCCAAAACAGGCTCTACCATGACATTGAACGATGAATTCAGCCTGAAAGAGCTGACGGAACAGCAGGAAGACATCAAGGAGCAGGACCTGAAGTTCTCCGCCAACTTCAAACTTCCCTTCAAGAACGGCAACAAGCTGAAGTTCGGCGCAAAGGTAGTGCGCAAGACCAAGGATAAAGAAGTGGACTTCTACGAATACTCTCCTCTGGACGAGGATGCCTTCATGACGAACAGCCTGGCAAATACAGTGGACCAGACCAACAAGAACTTCATGCCCAACAACAAATATCAGGCAGGTATCTACGCCAGCAAGGAATACACCGGCTCTTTAGACTTGAACAACGCTTCCCTCTTTGAGAAAGAGCAGGTGCAGGAAGAACTTGCCGGAAACTTCAACGCCCGCGAAACCGTGACTTCCGGCTACCTCCGCTTCGACCAAAAACTGACAAAAGACGTGGAACTGATGACCGGACTTCGCATAGAGAACACCAACCTTGCCTATACGGGACGCACCTACGATGCCGACGAAGACCTCACCAGCAAGACCGACCGTCAGCGCAACAGCTACATCAACTTCCTGCCGTCGCTGCTCGTAAAGTGGAATGTAAACGATGACTTCAAAGTGCGCGGTTCGTTTACCCAAACCTTGTCACGCCCCAAATACTCGGCCCTCGTGCCCAGTGTGAACATCAAGCGTTCCGACAACGAAATCACCATCGGAAACCCGGAGCTGAAACCTACCGTCTCCTACAACTTCGACTTGAGTGCCGACTACTACTTCCGCAGCATCGGTCTGATAAGCGCCGGCATCTTCTACAAGAAGATAGACGACTTCATCGTAGACCAGGTGAGCACCAACTACGAATACCAGGGTAACACCTACACCCGCTTCACCCAACCCAAGAATGCGGGCAACGCCAACCTGGTAGGGGTAGAGTTATCCTACCAGCGCGACTTCAGCTTCATTGCTCCCGCTCTGAAATGTGTAGGTTTCTACGGAACGTACACCTACACCCACTCCCGTGTGGAAGACTTCAACTTCGAAGGTCGCGAGAATGAGAAAGACTTGAGCATGCCAGGCTCTCCGGAGCATACCGCAAATGCTTCCCTATACTTTGAGAAAGGCGGTCTGAATCTGCGCCTGAGCTATAACTTCGCTTCCGATTTCATCGACGAAATGGGAGAAAGCACCTTCTACGACCGCTACTACGACAAGGTGAACTATATGGACGTAAACGCCAGCTATACCTTCGGAAAGAAGTTCAAGACTACCTTCTACGCCGAAGCCAACAACCTGCTGAACCAGCCGCTACGCTACTACCAGGGCACAAAAGACCGTACCATGCAGGCAGAATACTACGGCGTGAAAGTGAATGCGGGAGTGAAGATTAATTTTTAAACAGCGAATTCTATCTCAACAAGTTATCAACATTAACTACTCAACAATTTAATAATGACAATGAAGAAAATATTCCTTTTACTGTTTATTGCCCTACTCGGCAACGCAGCCATTGCCCAAATCACCGATTACTCCATCTTCGACAAGAAGTTCAACTTCTACGTAGCCAACGACCTCGGCCGTAACGGCTACTACGACCAAAAGCCCATCGCCGAACTGATGGGACAAATGGCAGAAGAAGTAGGCCCCGAATTCGTTCTTGCCACCGGCGATGTACACCACTTTGAAGGCGTACGTAGCGTGAACGATCCGCTTTGGATGACCAACTACGAACTTATTTACAGCCACCCGGAGCTGATGATAGACTGGTTTCCCCTGCTGGGCAACCACGAATACCGCGGTAATACGCAGGCTGTGCTCGACTACAGTAATATCAGCCGCCGCTGGACCATGCCCGCCCGTTATTATACCAAGACGTTCGAGGACAACGGCGCTACCATCCGCATCCTTTGGGTAGACACCGCCCCGATGATTGACAAATACCGCAACGAAAGCGAGACCTATCCCGATGCCTGCAAGCAGGATTACCAGCAACAACTTTCCTGGATAGATTCCGTACTGACTGCCGCCAAAGAGGACTGGGTTATCGTTGCCGGACACCATCCCATCTATGCCGAAACCCCGAAGGACGAGAGCGAACGCGCGGATATGCAGGCACGTCTCGATCCCATCCTGCGCAAGCACAAGGTGGATATGTACATCTGCGGGCACATCCACAACTTCCAGCACGTACGCGTGGCAGGCAGCGACATCGACTATATCACCAATTCTGCCGGTTCGCTCGCCCGCAAGGTGAAGCCCATCGAAGGGACCGTATTCTGCAGCCCCGAACCGGGTTTCTCCATTGTATCGGCCAGCAAAAAGACACTGGAACTGCGCATGATTGACAAGAAAGGGAATGTATTGCACACGGTGACGCGCAGCAAATAATCCAAGCCGGCACGCAAGCAGGCGCATTCCCCCGAAGCCCTGCCGAACAACCACTTTCCTCCCACGAAGCAAAAGACCATGTTTCGTAGGAGGATTTTTCCATCTCATACGACAAAAACAAAGCCTATCCGCAGGAATACAAGAAAAAGCCCTATATTTGCATTTGTCAATACATAACTATGATGAAGAAGATACACTTCCTGCTACTAATCAGCCTGCTACTTGCCGCTTGCAGTGATGACGACAAAGAGAAACAACCCGCTTTTGTGACCAATATCACCATATCCGATGCCGGAAAGACCTTCAATCCCGGTGATGCCGTGACCGTCAAAGCCGACGGCTTGCAGAGCGGCGACCAAATCATATTGGACATCTACTGGCCGATAGCCGACAATCCTCTCTTTCCCGAAGGGTATTCACGCTACACACGCGCCGTTACCACGGAGCAAACCACCAACAGCATTACTTTCCTTGCCCCCGGACACTGGCCCGCCTCACGGGTAGAAATGTTCCTGGAACGGGCAGGACAGCTTCAGCCTCTCGGCCAGATTTCGGTAGCCGACGGACAATCCCCCGAAGAACCATATCTCTACGGTATCACCAACTCCCACGCCATTTACACACCGACCGTTCCCCGCGGCATCACCCGTATCGACCTGGTAACACAAGAAATATCGGAAGTAATCCAGTTCCATGACGACGAAGATTTCCACCTTGCCGCCAACATCCCCGGCACCAACATCCTCTGCGGGATACGGGAGAAAGACGGCAGTAGTTTCATCGACGGATACGACCTCTGCATGCACTATTGGTGTAACCCGGTAGAACGTAACGCAATTACCATCTGCTCGGACTTCAACAACACTGTTTCCCTGGAAATGGCCGGAGATAAGCTCCTCACCTACTGTAGCATCTCTTATCCGGTATATACCCGGTTGAATATGCCACCGATACATACTCCCGAAATACCATTACCGGATGGACTGAAGCCCGAATCCCTCTCACGCTATCCGGGCGTGATAGCCGACGTCCACATGCTGCTCTCGGCCAACAACGGCGACGACACCTTCTCGCCCGTCGTGATAGACATCGCCAAAGAAAAGATGCACTGCTACGACCCCATCAAAGCCGAAGCCTTGATACCTTTCCGGATTATGGAACCATCCCCCGAAAACCCAAACAGCCTGCAATGCAAAGGAGGCTATATCGTTTCCCGTGCCAATGGTGGAGATACGCAATTCTGCTTATGGGATACTACTGCCGGAAACTTGAAAGAGCCTTTCGCCACCTACCCCAACGCCGTACGCTCCGCTGCCATGTACTACTCCAAGGACGGGCAGACAAGGAAACTCTACGTGCAGTTTGCAGGCTATCGTGAAGGCGACTTCATCGAAACTT
This genomic window contains:
- a CDS encoding M15 family metallopeptidase — its product is MERYFFYLLYLLLGCSLCGCSRKQAPKQAQDPDTETTIPYADTIAAPVPPAPVKSRTARYLDSLGFVNIAEADSSIAIDLMYTRADNFTGTLLYEDLKEAYLHPDAMKSLKRAQRLLKEQYPGYSLIVYDAARPLSVQQKMWNVVKGTSKYIYVSNPSRGGGLHNYGLAVDISILDDKGTPLPMGTPVDHLGREAHITEEAVLVAQGKLTEQERENRLLLRQVMKEAGFHPLPSEWWHFNRVSRQTAKERYRVIP
- a CDS encoding THUMP-like domain-containing protein — encoded protein: MPLSQDTLRFIREHRRDDVRSLALQARRYPSVDMPAAITQISGWQIAKEKIPAWAENEHILYPAHLSLEQCSSQATAQYKAEIITNLLHTEQEHPAQNSTPTSAGTFTDLTGGFGIDCAYLSSRFGHATYVERQETLCQIAAHNFPVLGLNHISVCHADSVRHLQEMEPVDCIFIDPARRDGHGGKTVAIGDCEPDIAALEELLLRKARHVLVKLSPMLDLTLALNDLKHVREAHIVSVGNECKELLLLLGQGEGVPADNIPIHCVNFTGVPAPQALVFTRRQEKERACPYTPQLKSYLYEPNASVLKAGAFRSLSSLYKVEKLHPNSHLYTSGHFLPDFPGRKFQITSSCGFGKKEVKEMLAAEKKANLTVRNFPATVAELRKRLKLAEGGGTYLFATTLADEKKVLIRCQATG
- a CDS encoding TonB-dependent receptor, with protein sequence MKQILRAFLFLLLFTATVNTAIADEKANVTKQGTVRGRIIDATKQTLPGASIYIEKLHTGVTSDVNGFYTFSNLDPGTYTVKVSYVGYSPVELKITIPAGRTLEKDVVLNEGVELQEVVVGGAFQGQRRAINSQKNNMGITNVVSADQVGKFPDSNIGDALKRISGINVQYDQGEARFGQVRGTSADLSSVTINGNRVPSAEGDTRNVQLDLIPADMIQTIEVNKVVTADMDGDAIGGSINLVTKNSPYKRTIAATAGTGYNWVSEKAQLNLGFTYGDRFFNDKLGLIVSASYQNSPSGSYDTEFVWEQDDNGKTYVNDYQIRQYYVTRERQSYSAALDWDINANHKLTFKGIFNNRNDWENRYRTTLKDLDPDGNATVRIQTKAGTPDNRNARLERQRTMDFALSGEHLFGALSMDWHASYAKASEERPNERYIDFQLKKQKFDMDLSDERQPFASPKTGSTMTLNDEFSLKELTEQQEDIKEQDLKFSANFKLPFKNGNKLKFGAKVVRKTKDKEVDFYEYSPLDEDAFMTNSLANTVDQTNKNFMPNNKYQAGIYASKEYTGSLDLNNASLFEKEQVQEELAGNFNARETVTSGYLRFDQKLTKDVELMTGLRIENTNLAYTGRTYDADEDLTSKTDRQRNSYINFLPSLLVKWNVNDDFKVRGSFTQTLSRPKYSALVPSVNIKRSDNEITIGNPELKPTVSYNFDLSADYYFRSIGLISAGIFYKKIDDFIVDQVSTNYEYQGNTYTRFTQPKNAGNANLVGVELSYQRDFSFIAPALKCVGFYGTYTYTHSRVEDFNFEGRENEKDLSMPGSPEHTANASLYFEKGGLNLRLSYNFASDFIDEMGESTFYDRYYDKVNYMDVNASYTFGKKFKTTFYAEANNLLNQPLRYYQGTKDRTMQAEYYGVKVNAGVKINF
- a CDS encoding metallophosphoesterase, giving the protein MKKIFLLLFIALLGNAAIAQITDYSIFDKKFNFYVANDLGRNGYYDQKPIAELMGQMAEEVGPEFVLATGDVHHFEGVRSVNDPLWMTNYELIYSHPELMIDWFPLLGNHEYRGNTQAVLDYSNISRRWTMPARYYTKTFEDNGATIRILWVDTAPMIDKYRNESETYPDACKQDYQQQLSWIDSVLTAAKEDWVIVAGHHPIYAETPKDESERADMQARLDPILRKHKVDMYICGHIHNFQHVRVAGSDIDYITNSAGSLARKVKPIEGTVFCSPEPGFSIVSASKKTLELRMIDKKGNVLHTVTRSK
- a CDS encoding WD40-like domain containing protein, which produces MMKKIHFLLLISLLLAACSDDDKEKQPAFVTNITISDAGKTFNPGDAVTVKADGLQSGDQIILDIYWPIADNPLFPEGYSRYTRAVTTEQTTNSITFLAPGHWPASRVEMFLERAGQLQPLGQISVADGQSPEEPYLYGITNSHAIYTPTVPRGITRIDLVTQEISEVIQFHDDEDFHLAANIPGTNILCGIREKDGSSFIDGYDLCMHYWCNPVERNAITICSDFNNTVSLEMAGDKLLTYCSISYPVYTRLNMPPIHTPEIPLPDGLKPESLSRYPGVIADVHMLLSANNGDDTFSPVVIDIAKEKMHCYDPIKAEALIPFRIMEPSPENPNSLQCKGGYIVSRANGGDTQFCLWDTTAGNLKEPFATYPNAVRSAAMYYSKDGQTRKLYVQFAGYREGDFIETYDFQTKEWRMFMFYVPFAEILLAR